In one window of Ptiloglossa arizonensis isolate GNS036 chromosome 5, iyPtiAriz1_principal, whole genome shotgun sequence DNA:
- the Rfc3 gene encoding replication factor C subunit RfC3, with protein sequence MTAKVGTFQNLPWVEKYRPKKLDDLISHEEIIKTINKFIDENQLPHLLLYGPPGTGKTSTILACARKLYTSAQFNSMVLEMNASDDRGIGIVRGQILSFASTGTMYRSGFKLIILDEADAMTNDAQNALRRIIEKYTDNVRFCIICNYLGKIIPALQSRCTKFRFGPLSANQIVPRLDDIIKEENLNVTEDGKKALITLSGGDMRKVLNVLQSTWLAYGAVTEDNVYSCVGHPRPIDIKNIVNWLLNESYELCYCKIQDIKLKKGLALQDILTELHLFVNKIEFPEPILIDLVIKLAEIEKRVAIGCSETVQLNALVSAFQNARDIEIS encoded by the exons ATGACAGCAAAAGTTGGGACGTTTCAGAATTTACCATG gGTTGAAAAGTATCGTCCTAAGAAATTGGACgatctcatatctcacgaagaaattattaaaacta TAAACAAATTCATAGATGAAAATCAACTTCCTCATCTCCTACTTTATGGACCTCCTGGAACAGGAAAGACTAGTACGATACTTGCTTGTGCTCGTAAATTGTACACATCAGCTCAGTTCAATTCAATG gTATTAGAAATGAATGCTTCGGATGACAGAGGTATTGGTATTGTTAGAGGGCAAATTCTTAGTTTTGCAAGTACAGGTACAATGTATAGATCTGGATTTAAACTAATCATTCTTGACGAAGCTGATGCCATGACAAATGATGCACAGAATGCTCTCAGAAGAA TCATTGAGAAATACACAGACAATGTACGGTTTTGTATCATATGCAACTACCTTGGTAAAATCATCCCAGCTCTTCAATCTCGATGCACTAAATTTAGATTTGGTCCATTATCTGCAAATCAAATTGTTCCTAGGCTGGATGATATTATCAAAGAAGAAAA TTTGAATGTCACTGAAGATGGGAAGAAAGCATTAATAACACTGAGTGGGGGAGACATGAGAAAAGTTTTAAATGTTCTTCAAAGTACATGGCTTGCTTACGGTGCAGTTACAGAAGATAATGTTTATTCCTGTGTTGGGCATCCTCGTCCCATCGACATCAAAAATATTGTGAATTGGTTACTGAACGAATCATATGAATTATGTTATTGCA AAATACAGGATATCAAACTAAAAAAAGGACTTGCATTGCAAGATATATTAACAGAACTCCACTTGTTCGTAAATAAAA tcGAATTTCCGGAGCCAATACTTATCGATTTAGTGATTAAACTGgcagaaattgaaaaaagagtAGCCATTGGTTGCAGTGAAACAGTACAATTGAACGCTCTTGTTTCAGCGTTTCAAAATGCTCGCGATATCGAAATCTCATAG
- the LOC143146874 gene encoding 26S proteasome non-ATPase regulatory subunit 6, with the protein MSNLEIYHRTSDYMLLSKLRFKLTLNEYQCNENLRNEFVNVITSNNMTKYYEDACKEFNWNIDENLLETMKNANEVTWQELESSDSLTHEDSAKKKWREKVEFCCKIGDLDRAMDIASLIFKDEINSSNVKIEAAFCLFRIAYLRSNIRSMGKIISDITTLMEGSCGSGSDWCFRNKLKVYEAVYCLAIRNFARATLLLLDCIPTFESYELLPFKEVVEYTILSGMISLSRSDLDRRFNNNGLLQQALLTDSLRYKEYYHSFYDCRYKEFFQNLAWVELELKANLLLHYHYRYYVREMRLKSYSQLLQAYRTINLSRMATEFNVTEEYIEQEVARFIANGRLHCKIDKVARTIVTISAAGCNRGQAPDVTCDRGLIYQNTIKKGDALLNRLKKLVYCTMANQIFKKYPRTLFKQSKKIKQNFDYLLVMDFEATCKEFEKLQPQEIIEFPCVAVSTKNWKVENSFHEYIKPRVHPELTTFCTQLTGIIQEMVDNQPHFPEVFDKFCNWLEEHNYFKNDNECAFVTCGDWDLKSLLPHQCKLENITLPSHFQKWINLKLTFCDATQCYPKTLMYMLNYLELPVEGRLHSGIDDTMNMIRILQTLQTKYNVDLKINSTPNILKYLKKK; encoded by the exons ATGAGCAATTTAGAAATATATCACAGAACATCCGATTACATGCTACTTTCCAAGTTACGATTCAAGCTAACCCTAAATGAGTATCAATGCAATGAAAATTTAAGAAACGAATTTGTCAATGTAATAACATCCAATAACATGACCAAATACTATGAAGACGCATGTAAAGAATTTAATTGGAACATTGATGAAAATCTGCTTGAGACAATGAAAAACGCAAATGAGGTTACATGGCAAGAACTAGAGTCATCTGATAGTTTGACTCATGAAGACTCTGCAAAAAAGAAATGGCGGGAAAAGGTAGAATTTTGTTGCAAAATCGGCGACCTCGATCGTGCCATGGATATCGCAAGCTTAATCTTCAAAGACGAAATTAATTCGTCGAACGTCAAAATCGAGGCTGCTTTTTGTTTATTTAGAATAGCATACCTCAGAAGCAATATTCGTTCAATGGGGAAAATAATTAGTGATATAACAACTTTGATGGAAGGATCATGCGGGTCAGGCAGCGATTGGTGTTTTCGTAATAAACTAAAAGTATACGAAGCTGTCTACTGTCTTGCGATACGAAATTTCGCACGCGCCACGTTGCTTTTATTAGACTGTATACCCACCTTCGAGTCATACGAATTGTTACCATTCAAAGAAGTCGTTGAATACACGATATTGTCCGGCATGATCTCCTTGTCACGGTCAgatctcgatcgtcgatttaaCAATAATGGACTCCTACAACAGGCGTTGCTCACGGACTCCCTTCGATACAAAGAATACTATCATTCCTTTTACGATTGCCGTTACAAAGAGTTCTTTCAAAATCTTGCATGGGTTGAATTAGAACTTAAGGCTAATCTTTTGCTACATTACCATTATCGTTATTATGTTAGAGAGATGCGATTGAAATCGTACTCTCAGCTGCTGCAAGCGTATAGAACCATCAATTTGAGTAGAATGGCGACAGAATTCAATGTGACAGAGGAATACATAGAACAAGAGGTGGCAAGATTTATCGCGAATGGCAGGCTGCATTGTAAAATTGATAAAGTAGCTAGAACGATTGTTACCATCAGTGCTGCCGGATGTAACAGAGGCCAAGCACCTGACGTTACTTGCGATCGTGGACTGATTTAccaaaatacgataaaaaaagGCGATGCTTTACTTAATCGACTGAAGAAACTTG TTTACTGTACCATGGCTAAtcaaatttttaagaaatatccTAGAACTCTTTTTAAACAAAGCAAAAAAATCAAACAGAACTTCGATTACTTGCTCgtaatggactttgaagctacgtgTAAAGAATTTGAAAAGTTGCAACCGCAAGAAATCATCGAATTTCCTTGTGTAGCAGTATCTACAAAGAACTGGAAAGTAGAGAATTCTTTTCACGAATACATCAAGCCAAGAGTTCATCCAGAACTTACTACATTTTGCACACAACTAACTGGAATCATACAAGAGATGGTAGATAATCAGCCTCATTTTCCAGAAGTGTTTGACAAATTTTGCAATTGGTTAGAGGAACATAATTATTTCAAGAATGATAATGAATGTGCCTTTGTTACGTGTGGTGATTGGGACTTAAAATCGTTACTACCACATCAATGTAAACTAGAAAATATAACGCTACCGTcacattttcaaaaatggaTAAACTTAAAACTTACTTTTTGTGATGCAACGCAATGTTATCCAAAAACTTTGATGTACATGCTAAATTATCTCGAGTTACCCGTAGAAGGAAGGTTACACTCTGGCATTGATGATACAATGAATATGATCAGGATATTACAAACTCTTCAAACAAAATACAATGTAGATCTCAAAATAAATTCCACTcccaatattttaaaatatttaaaaaaaaaatag